A region from the Benincasa hispida cultivar B227 chromosome 12, ASM972705v1, whole genome shotgun sequence genome encodes:
- the LOC120092660 gene encoding probable lysophospholipase BODYGUARD 1: protein MLSISSSSSSSSSMAKSAKWVFKSIGHFTNEVVSIFLFSLLDIFDIVLCFVYKMADFFFESQWKPCYCSSHKEAITSSDGNKVLVSQKNVLSLSTKLQLEEVSDTLYTRPSYLSEISKVMPFLVGSTTTTAVGSTFTVNSTIVEMLQDKINGGQNPRWSDCDCKPCTRWSSSPKQSLFVRSHGLKDHPREDVLFIHGFISSSAFWTETLFPNFSESAKSSYRFLAVDLLGFGQSPKPADSLYTLKEHVDMIETSVLEAYKVKSFHIVAHSLGCILALALAVKHPSSIKSLTLLAPPYYPAPKGVEPSQYVMRKVAPRRVWPPIALGASIACWYEHISRTVCLLICKNHRFWEFLTKLVTRNRIESFLVEGFFAHTHNAAWHTLHNVICGTGGKIERYLDAVRERVNCHINIFHGSDDDVVPVDCSYNVKARVPKARVNVVQNKDHITIVIGRQKAFARELEEIWSNSNA from the exons ATGTTATcaatatcttcttcttcttcttcttcttcttcaatggCCAAATCAGCCAAATGGGTTTTCAAATCAATTGGCCATTTCACAAATGAAGTCGTAAGcatttttctcttctctcttcttgACATCTTCGACATTGTGTTATGTTTTGTTTACAAAATGGCTGATTTCTTCTTTGAATCCCAATGGAAACCTTGTTATTGTTCTTCCCATAAAGAAGCTATTACAAGTAGTGATGGGAATAAGGTTTTGGTCTCTCAAAAAAATGTCTTGTCTTTGTCCACTAAACTTCAGCTTGAAGAAGTTTCTGATACTCTTTATACTCGTCCTTCTTATCTCTCTGAGATATCTAAGGTTATGCCTTTTCTTGTTGGTTCCACGACGACCACCGCGGTTGGGTCGACGTTTACTGTTAATTCCACCATTGTTGAAATGCTTCAAGACAAGATCAATGGTGGCCAAAATCCTAGATGGTCGGACTGTGATTGTAAACCTTGTACTCGTTGGTCTTCTTCCCCTAAACAATCGCTCTTTGTTCGTTCGCATGGACTGAAAG ATCACCCACGTGAAGACGTACTGTTCATTCATGGCTTCATTTCTTCATCGGCTTTCTGGACGGAAACCCTTTTCCCAAACTTCTCGGAGTCGGCTAAATCGTCATATCGGTTCCTCGCCGTTGATCTTCTCGGCTTTGGTCAAAGTCCGAAACCGGCTGATTCACTCTACACATTGAAAGAGCACGTCGACATGATCGAAACCTCGGTTCTCGAAGCGTACAAAGTCAAGTCCTTCCACATCGTTGCTCATTCCCTCGGCTGCATTTTGGCCCTCGCTTTAGCCGTCAAGCATCCCAGCTCTATCAAGTCATTAACACTGCTTGCACCG CCATATTATCCGGCACCAAAGGGTGTAGAACCGAGCCAATACGTGATGAGGAAGGTTGCGCCGCGGCGGGTGTGGCCGCCGATAGCCCTAGGGGCGTCGATAGCTTGCTGGTATGAGCACATCTCAAGGACGGTGTGCCTACTCATATGCAAGAACCATCGCTTTTGGGAGTTTCTAACCAAACTTGTCACCAGAAATAG aatAGAATCATTTTTAGTGGAGGGTTTCTTCGCCCACACGCACAACGCCGCGTGGCACACACTCCACAACGTCATATGTGGAACCGGTGGAAAGATAGAGAGATATTTGGACGCCGTCCGAGAGCGCGTGAACTGCCACATCAACATATTCCACGGCAGCGACGACGACGTAGTTCCGGTAGACTGCAGCTACAACGTGAAGGCGCGTGTACCAAAGGCGCGTGTGAATGTTGTGCAAAACAAAGACCACATTACAATCGTAATTGGAAGACAAAAAGCCTTTGCTAGAGAGCTTGAGGAAATTTGGAGCAATTCAAAcgcttaa